Proteins encoded in a region of the Elusimicrobia bacterium HGW-Elusimicrobia-1 genome:
- a CDS encoding 50S ribosomal protein L34, which translates to MPKRTYQPSVRRRKKKMGFRSRMKTHGGRKTINRRRQHGRKRIAG; encoded by the coding sequence ATGCCGAAGAGAACCTACCAACCCTCAGTAAGAAGAAGAAAGAAAAAGATGGGCTTCCGCTCCAGAATGAAAACTCACGGCGGCCGCAAAACCATCAACCGCCGCCGGCAGCACGGCAGGAAACGTATCGCCGGCTGA
- a CDS encoding membrane protein insertion efficiency factor YidD has product MKTAIFFFIDFFRNFRFAPAGAACRFHPSCSSYAKQAVDKYGIPRGLWMGAKRLSRCHPFSKGGYDPVE; this is encoded by the coding sequence ATGAAAACGGCGATATTCTTTTTTATCGATTTTTTCAGGAACTTCCGCTTCGCGCCGGCGGGAGCGGCTTGCCGGTTTCATCCGTCCTGCTCGTCATACGCCAAGCAAGCCGTGGACAAATACGGCATTCCCAGGGGCTTGTGGATGGGCGCAAAACGATTATCCCGATGTCACCCGTTTTCCAAAGGCGGATATGACCCGGTGGAATAA
- the rnpA gene encoding ribonuclease P protein component yields MSPKLRYSERIHSSGEFAAVISGARYFNSEYLRILVLARDGKPSRIGLVVSRKVGPAASRNRLKRRLREIFRLTKDSFLKPADVVFMPKAGATALGYDKLRDLADRAFGAAGLVGKTGNSK; encoded by the coding sequence ATGTCGCCTAAGCTCCGCTACAGCGAAAGAATCCACTCATCCGGGGAATTCGCCGCAGTTATAAGCGGCGCCAGATACTTCAACTCCGAATATCTCAGGATATTGGTGCTCGCGCGCGACGGGAAACCGTCGAGGATAGGCCTTGTCGTAAGCCGCAAGGTCGGGCCAGCCGCGTCGAGAAACCGTCTCAAACGACGCCTGAGAGAAATTTTCCGACTGACCAAAGACAGCTTTCTGAAACCCGCCGACGTAGTATTTATGCCGAAAGCGGGCGCCACGGCGCTGGGCTACGACAAGCTCCGGGATCTCGCCGACAGGGCGTTCGGCGCGGCGGGTCTGGTCGGAAAAACCGGAAATTCCAAATGA